A window of Candidatus Gorgyraea atricola contains these coding sequences:
- a CDS encoding DNA polymerase III subunit alpha yields the protein MPHSDFTHLHVHTQYSLLDGACLIKKLTDSARRMKMPAVAMTDHGNMFGAIEFYQSCMQNGVKPIIGCEVYVAPKNRLDKTVYAGGETSNHLVLLAKDETGYRNLMKLVTIGYLEGFYYKPRIDKEILSKYSEGLIGLSACLKGECAQLAINKKESKIKEVAGQYREILGKDNFYFEIQNNSIPEQEIVNTTLIKLGRSLDIGLVATNDVHYLSKDSARAHEALLCIQTQTTLDDPKHMKLQTDQFYFKPPEEMKALFKDVPEAIQNTIKITERCNLELDFSKTYLPHYVAPDGTTREKYLKDLCEQGLKKKYPGASSEIRQRLEYEMDVINKSGYTSYFLITRDFVSFAKEKGIAVGPGRGSAAGSIVSFCLGITDIDPLKYNLLFERFLNRERVTMPDIDIDFCYERRGEVIDYVIKKYGQDNVAQIITFGTMAARGVLRDVGRVMNVPYADVDKIAKMVPMDPNITLDLALEQEPELKGLYKKDPIIKELIDTSRHLEGLTRHASTHAAGVVISEDVLSNHVPLFKTGDGQISTGYAMGSLEKIGLLKMDFLGLRTLTVIQEAIKIVNRVNNIKLNIEDIPIDDSKTYKLFGRAHTMGIFQLESSGMRDLLKKLKPQEFEDIVALLALYRPGPIGSGMLDDFMKRKHGEVDVRYDHPLLESILKPTYGIIVYQEQVMMIVSKLAGFSLAQADLLRRAIGKKTPEIMDQQRRAFIEGAVKNKIDKRIAEKIFNFIEHFAGYGFNKSHSAAYAMISYRTAFLKANYPVEFMTALLTSEKDNTDKIVEYINEAEEMGMKILPPDVNESFANFTMVEKSTIRFGLGAVKNVGQTAINSIIQARQEHGAFKSLCEFCEYTDSRLVNKKVMESLIKCGAFDSLGFKRAQLMVILSRAMDIASSIQKEKSSGQMLLFNDRKMHDEAPDIKEWPEGQLLHFEKEMLGFYITGHPLAKYERELNEYSTANSSELRDLKDGQKVWFGGIINKVKSTVTKRTGERMAIMMIEDLEGKVEVLAFPASYKKVSKFIRPNFAVFVSGRLNLREDRPKIIVEEIIPIEEARTRFTRAISIDLISLGMEETMLERLKTVFARHKGTTPVYLNVSTKKNGAYRIQVDKDLFVNVTNDMLTELEEFVSRDHIKFEKN from the coding sequence ATGCCTCATTCCGACTTCACACACCTCCATGTCCACACGCAGTACAGTCTCCTCGACGGAGCATGTCTAATAAAAAAACTCACTGATAGCGCAAGGCGTATGAAGATGCCTGCTGTTGCGATGACAGACCACGGCAACATGTTTGGCGCGATCGAATTCTATCAAAGCTGCATGCAGAATGGCGTAAAACCCATCATAGGGTGCGAGGTTTACGTAGCGCCAAAGAACCGGCTCGATAAGACTGTTTACGCCGGAGGCGAGACATCGAATCATCTTGTGCTTTTGGCAAAGGACGAGACCGGGTACAGGAACCTGATGAAACTCGTTACTATCGGCTACCTGGAAGGCTTTTACTATAAGCCGAGAATTGACAAAGAGATCTTGTCTAAATATTCAGAAGGCCTTATAGGGCTTTCAGCCTGTCTTAAAGGCGAGTGCGCGCAGCTTGCTATTAACAAAAAAGAGTCAAAAATAAAAGAGGTAGCAGGCCAGTACCGCGAAATTTTAGGTAAGGATAATTTCTATTTTGAGATCCAGAATAATTCCATCCCAGAACAGGAGATCGTAAATACCACCCTTATAAAGCTGGGCAGGTCCCTGGACATAGGGCTCGTTGCGACAAATGACGTGCATTACCTTAGTAAGGACAGCGCCAGGGCGCACGAGGCGCTTCTCTGTATCCAGACGCAGACTACCCTGGATGATCCAAAACACATGAAGCTGCAGACAGACCAGTTTTATTTTAAGCCGCCTGAAGAGATGAAGGCTCTTTTTAAAGATGTGCCTGAGGCGATCCAGAATACCATAAAGATAACAGAACGCTGTAATCTGGAACTGGATTTTTCAAAGACATATTTGCCGCACTATGTGGCGCCTGATGGTACGACACGCGAAAAATACCTTAAGGATCTTTGCGAGCAGGGCCTAAAAAAGAAATATCCTGGCGCATCGTCTGAGATAAGGCAAAGACTCGAATACGAAATGGATGTAATCAATAAGTCCGGGTATACGAGTTATTTTCTTATCACCAGGGATTTTGTGAGTTTTGCAAAAGAAAAGGGCATAGCAGTCGGGCCTGGCAGGGGTTCCGCGGCAGGAAGCATAGTAAGTTTCTGTCTCGGCATAACAGACATCGATCCATTGAAATACAATCTCCTTTTTGAAAGATTCTTGAATCGTGAGCGCGTTACCATGCCTGATATTGATATAGATTTTTGCTATGAGCGAAGGGGTGAGGTAATAGATTATGTTATAAAGAAATATGGCCAGGATAATGTAGCGCAGATCATAACATTTGGCACAATGGCAGCAAGGGGCGTCCTTAGGGATGTCGGCAGGGTAATGAATGTGCCTTACGCTGATGTAGACAAGATCGCCAAAATGGTTCCAATGGATCCGAATATTACGTTGGACCTGGCGCTTGAACAAGAGCCAGAGCTCAAAGGCCTTTACAAAAAAGATCCTATTATAAAAGAGCTTATTGATACATCGAGACATCTCGAAGGCCTTACACGCCACGCATCTACTCACGCCGCAGGTGTTGTGATAAGCGAGGATGTCCTATCAAACCACGTACCTCTTTTTAAGACAGGGGATGGTCAGATCTCAACAGGTTATGCCATGGGTTCGCTCGAAAAGATAGGTCTTTTAAAAATGGATTTTCTGGGCTTGAGGACGCTCACTGTTATCCAGGAGGCCATAAAGATAGTAAACAGGGTAAACAATATTAAATTAAATATCGAGGATATACCAATAGATGATTCAAAGACGTACAAGCTTTTTGGCCGCGCGCATACAATGGGCATATTCCAGTTAGAAAGTTCAGGCATGAGGGATCTTCTAAAGAAGTTAAAGCCTCAAGAGTTCGAGGATATTGTAGCGCTCTTGGCTCTTTATAGGCCTGGTCCTATAGGAAGCGGCATGCTTGATGATTTTATGAAACGAAAACACGGCGAAGTGGATGTAAGATACGATCATCCATTGCTCGAGTCTATCTTAAAGCCGACATACGGGATCATTGTGTATCAGGAACAGGTAATGATGATAGTTTCTAAGCTGGCAGGTTTTTCACTTGCCCAGGCGGATCTTCTACGCCGCGCGATAGGGAAGAAGACGCCTGAGATAATGGACCAGCAGCGCCGCGCGTTTATTGAAGGTGCTGTGAAGAATAAGATCGACAAGCGCATTGCTGAGAAGATCTTTAATTTCATAGAGCATTTTGCCGGGTATGGATTTAATAAGAGTCATTCTGCCGCGTACGCAATGATCTCCTACAGGACAGCGTTTTTAAAAGCGAATTACCCTGTTGAGTTCATGACCGCGCTTCTAACAAGCGAAAAAGATAATACGGACAAGATCGTTGAGTATATAAACGAGGCAGAAGAGATGGGCATGAAGATCCTGCCGCCTGATGTAAATGAGAGTTTTGCCAATTTTACAATGGTTGAAAAGAGCACCATACGTTTTGGCCTGGGTGCTGTTAAAAATGTGGGCCAGACTGCTATAAATTCTATTATCCAGGCAAGACAGGAGCACGGTGCCTTTAAGTCTTTGTGTGAATTTTGCGAGTACACGGATTCGCGCCTGGTAAATAAGAAGGTGATGGAGAGTCTTATAAAGTGCGGCGCGTTTGATAGCCTTGGTTTTAAAAGGGCTCAGCTCATGGTTATACTTTCCAGGGCAATGGACATAGCGAGCTCTATACAGAAGGAAAAATCATCTGGCCAGATGCTGCTTTTTAATGACAGAAAGATGCATGATGAGGCCCCAGATATAAAGGAATGGCCAGAGGGCCAGCTTCTTCATTTTGAAAAGGAGATGCTTGGATTTTACATAACAGGGCACCCGCTTGCCAAGTACGAGAGGGAGTTGAATGAATATTCAACAGCTAACAGTAGTGAACTCAGGGATCTAAAGGATGGCCAAAAGGTCTGGTTTGGCGGCATTATCAATAAGGTTAAGAGCACGGTCACGAAGCGCACTGGCGAGAGAATGGCTATTATGATGATAGAGGATCTGGAGGGCAAGGTCGAGGTCCTGGCTTTTCCAGCGTCGTACAAGAAGGTTTCAAAGTTTATCAGGCCTAATTTTGCTGTGTTTGTGAGCGGCAGGCTAAATCTCAGGGAGGACCGTCCTAAGATAATAGTCGAGGAGATCATTCCTATTGAGGAGGCACGCACACGCTTTACCCGGGCTATTTCCATTGATCTTATCTCGCTGGGCATGGAAGAGACTATGCTCGAGAGATTAAAGACTGTTTTTGCAAGACACAAAGGTACTACCCCTGTCTACCTAAATGTCTCCACCAAGAAGAACGGCGCCTACCGCATCCAGGTCGACAAGGACCTGTTCGTAAATGTCACCAACGACATGCTCACCGAACTAGAAGAATTCGTAAGCCGCGACCATATCAAATTTGAGAAAAACTAG
- a CDS encoding GuaB3 family IMP dehydrogenase-related protein, whose product MGMWVGRGRKARRCYGFDEIALVPGSVTINPNEVDTSWELAGKKYRIPILAAAMDGVVDVKFAVEMSKLGGVAVLNLDGVQTRYENPDEILKKIAKASPQEATKLVQSLYVKPIKEKLITKRIKEIKKKNATAAVSTIPQTAERFGKLAQDAGADIFVVQSTVISVHHMSKEYKVVDLAKFIKSMKIPVILGNCVTYSVALELMEAGASAILVGIGPGAACTTRGVLGIGVPQVTATSDTSAARDFYHKKTGKYIPIITDGGMDSGGDTCKAFASGADAVMVGSAFARAQEAPGKGYHWGMATPHANLPRGTRIRVGTTGTLEEILLGPAKLDDGSQNLVGALMTSMGNVGARDIKEMQLTEIIIAPSIKTEGKLLQRAQGIGMGK is encoded by the coding sequence ATGGGTATGTGGGTTGGAAGAGGGAGAAAGGCGCGAAGGTGTTATGGATTTGATGAGATAGCTCTTGTACCTGGTTCTGTTACGATAAATCCTAACGAGGTAGATACAAGTTGGGAGCTGGCAGGCAAGAAATACAGGATACCCATACTTGCTGCTGCAATGGATGGCGTGGTGGATGTGAAGTTTGCTGTAGAGATGAGTAAGCTCGGCGGCGTGGCTGTTTTAAACCTGGACGGCGTGCAGACCCGTTATGAGAATCCTGACGAGATACTTAAAAAAATAGCAAAGGCAAGCCCGCAAGAGGCCACAAAGCTCGTGCAATCCCTTTATGTTAAACCTATAAAAGAAAAGCTCATTACAAAGAGGATAAAGGAAATAAAGAAAAAGAACGCGACCGCGGCTGTAAGTACGATTCCGCAGACTGCAGAGCGTTTTGGTAAGCTTGCGCAGGATGCAGGCGCAGACATATTTGTAGTCCAGTCTACAGTGATAAGTGTGCATCATATGTCTAAGGAATATAAAGTAGTTGATCTTGCCAAGTTCATAAAATCGATGAAGATCCCTGTTATATTGGGCAACTGCGTTACGTATTCTGTTGCGCTTGAGCTGATGGAGGCTGGGGCTAGCGCGATCCTGGTCGGCATCGGGCCTGGCGCGGCGTGCACCACAAGAGGCGTCCTTGGCATAGGTGTACCGCAGGTCACAGCTACTTCAGATACATCAGCAGCGCGAGATTTTTATCATAAGAAGACAGGAAAATATATACCGATTATTACAGACGGCGGCATGGATTCAGGCGGAGATACCTGCAAGGCCTTTGCCAGCGGCGCAGATGCTGTGATGGTCGGCTCCGCGTTTGCCAGGGCGCAAGAGGCGCCAGGAAAAGGATATCATTGGGGCATGGCCACACCGCATGCAAACCTGCCCAGAGGTACGCGGATCCGCGTGGGCACGACCGGGACATTAGAAGAGATCTTACTTGGCCCCGCAAAGCTCGATGATGGTTCACAAAATCTTGTAGGCGCGCTAATGACCTCGATGGGAAATGTCGGCGCGAGAGATATAAAAGAAATGCAATTGACCGAAATAATAATAGCCCCATCCATTAAGACAGAAGGAAAACTCCTGCAAAGAGCGCAGGGGATTGGGATGGGGAAATGA